The Paraburkholderia megapolitana genomic sequence CGAACAGATTGACCCACCACGAACTGATCGCATCGAGGTAACGATGTCCGTCGCGGTCGTACAGCCACGCGCCGGCGCCGCGCGAAACCGCCACGAGCGGCAGGCGCTCGTGGTGTTTCATCTGCGTGCAGGGGTGCCAGACAGCGCGCAGGCTGCGGGCGACCCAGTCTTCGGTTGATGCGGATGGGTTCACACGGACTCCGGGACATTGAAGCAGGCGAACGGGGATTGCGCAGCGCTCAGGTGAAGCGCGGTGCGATTCAGGTGCGCAATCTGAGGCTCGATACAGGTTGCCGGGTGGTGCCGTTCGCCATTCCAGGCGGAGATTAGCGTGTTAACGGGCCCGATGCACTACCCCGGAAAAAGGCCGCTGAGCCATGCTGGACGGGCGTTAGCGGGCGTTTTCGACAGCACGGAGCCGATCGCGCCAGAAGGGCAGAAAAGAGCGCAGATGACGACGGCAAAGTAGTGGGGGGTGACTAAAAAAATCGGGTGATGGATGGGGGGAATAGAGGGTTTTGGGTCAGAACGGGGGCGCAGCAGGTGAATTCGAGAGGCATGGAGCGGGCGCGATGCGATTTCTTTCGCATAGCGCCGTGGGGGATGCGGTGGGGAGGATGAGGTGAGAACCGGTAAGCGGGAGCGGCTGTGCGGAATTCAACCACCCGATGCGGCAACGATCACGCGTAACTATGCGCGACCACGCGCCGAAGATTGCTACGACGAAAACTAACGGCTCGCGAGCGCGGGCTTATGCACGGCGGGGTCGACCGCACCTGGATCGGATGCCGTGGCCGACGTGTCCTTCCACACGACAACGTCATTCACCGCATACAGCCGGCACGGATCGTTGCTGTGCTTCTGGCAGTTCGAGATGGCCACTGCCTTCGGATCGTCGCCGCCTTCGGCCCACGACCACGCCCCCGAGTTGGAGACTGCGAACGCGCGACTCGGATATTGATGCAGGAAGTTGCGATAACCCGCACGGCCGCCTTCGTCGACGAACGGCACGGCATCGATTGCCTCGACCGATGCGAAGCCGGTTGGCTTCGGCTCGGGCGCCTCTTCCACTCGATACTGCACGCTGGTCGGCATACCGACGCGCGCAAGGAAGCTCTCGACGGCGGGCCACCATACGCGCACGCCGTCACGATCGCCGACCAGGCGGTGCGCATCGTCCTTGTACGTGCCGAAGTCGATCATCGTCGAGCCGACACCGTGCCGCACATCGGGGCCGAGCGCCGTCGTGTACGTGGTGTACATCTTCGTGATCAACGCGGCGGGCCAGATCGAATCGTTGTCGCCATAGAGCCACAGCGACGGCACATGCGTCTTCTCGCCGTAAGCGCCGAACGCCTGCGTCAGGTTGCCCTGCCAGTCGTTGCAGGCATCCTGGCGCAGACCGCCCGAGAAATTGATCAGTGCGCGCACGCCGGATGCAGCCTGCGCACCGTAGGCGATCGTCGCGAGGCCGCCATGCGAGGTGCCGGCCACGACGATGTGCTGTGCGTCGACATACGGTTGCTTCGACATGTAGTCGATGGTCGCGGCAACGTCGGCGGCCTGGCCGATACCGTTGCGTTCGACATCGCAGCCGTCCTGCTCGTAGACGCCGCCCGATTCTGCAAAGCCGCGCCGGTTCGGTGCAACGACGACGTAACCACGGCGCACGAACTCGCGCGCGAACGGCAGCGGATCGCTGCGCGCCTGGTTACGCGGGTCGCCGGGCATCTTGCCGTGATTGA encodes the following:
- a CDS encoding dienelactone hydrolase family protein, with amino-acid sequence MAFRRVQAGCKAVCACAALVALTASSAHADPLFASSTNAPVKPDKPVNSASAQQPVGPLSSAQVQRLSLEDDAWLPSARLNQQILRIPTDSSGDITLETTVYKPDGAGPFPMIVFNHGKMPGDPRNQARSDPLPFAREFVRRGYVVVAPNRRGFAESGGVYEQDGCDVERNGIGQAADVAATIDYMSKQPYVDAQHIVVAGTSHGGLATIAYGAQAASGVRALINFSGGLRQDACNDWQGNLTQAFGAYGEKTHVPSLWLYGDNDSIWPAALITKMYTTYTTALGPDVRHGVGSTMIDFGTYKDDAHRLVGDRDGVRVWWPAVESFLARVGMPTSVQYRVEEAPEPKPTGFASVEAIDAVPFVDEGGRAGYRNFLHQYPSRAFAVSNSGAWSWAEGGDDPKAVAISNCQKHSNDPCRLYAVNDVVVWKDTSATASDPGAVDPAVHKPALASR